The genomic segment GTGATAGGCGTAATTGGTTTGGCGCTGATCTTTAAAGGGCGGCCGGTGGGTGTGCGAATACGGGCACGTTTGCGCGGGAGCAAAGCATGATTAGAATTCTTGATTGGTATATTGCTCGCACGTTATTAAGCACCACCGCCATGAGTTTAGGGGTTCTTGTTGGTCTTAGCGCACTAATAAAATTCATTGAACAAATGAAAAGCGTTGGCCGAGGCAGCTACGACATGACGGTGGCGGCTGTGTATGTCTTTTTAAGTTTACCCCGTGAGTTAGAACAGTTTTTCCCGATGGCCACCTTGATAGGCGGCTTAATTGGTATGGGAATACTTGCCAGTAACAGTGAGTTAGTGGTGATGCAATCCGCCGGGCAAAGCCGCTGGAATATTATTATTTCCGCCATGAAATCCGCTATTTTAATGGTGCTTTTTGTGATGGTCATTGGCGAATGGGTCGCACCGGTTAGTGAAACCAAAGCCAAAGAAATACGCACCCAAGCTATATCCGGAGGGAGTTTGTTTTCCTCAGACAGATTGGTATGGGCAAAAGACGGTGATAATTTTGTCAGTATTGGCGAGGTCGTTGATAAAAATACCTTGCGAGATGTAAGTATTTACGAGTTCGATAATGACCTGTATTTGCGCAAAATCACTACTGCAGAGACGGCTAACTATCAAAGTGACTCATGGGGGTTAAGCCATGTGCAATCTACCGAGTTCTCTGATAACCGCATTCAGGTTGAAGACGCTGCTGATGGCGCATGGTCCTCATCGTTAACACCGGATAAATTAGGTGTGGTCACAGTGAAGCCTGAAGCATTGTCGATCCGAGGATTAATCGATTATGTTAATTATCTAGAAAATAACAGTCAAAATTCAGAGCGTTATCGTTTGGCGCTGTGGCGTAAGGTGCTGCAACCTATTTCGGTGGGCGTTATGCTGTTGATGGCACTGTCGTTTATTTTTGGCCCACTGCGCAGTGTGACCATGGGGGCAAGGGTGATCATGGGGGTGCTGACAGGGTTTGGCTTTTTCGTCAGTAATGAAGTATTTGGCTCACTAAGTACGGTTTATCACATACCGCCTTTTATCGGAGCAATCTTACCCAGCATTGTGTTCACCGGT from the Paraglaciecola mesophila genome contains:
- the lptG gene encoding LPS export ABC transporter permease LptG; this translates as MIRILDWYIARTLLSTTAMSLGVLVGLSALIKFIEQMKSVGRGSYDMTVAAVYVFLSLPRELEQFFPMATLIGGLIGMGILASNSELVVMQSAGQSRWNIIISAMKSAILMVLFVMVIGEWVAPVSETKAKEIRTQAISGGSLFSSDRLVWAKDGDNFVSIGEVVDKNTLRDVSIYEFDNDLYLRKITTAETANYQSDSWGLSHVQSTEFSDNRIQVEDAADGAWSSSLTPDKLGVVTVKPEALSIRGLIDYVNYLENNSQNSERYRLALWRKVLQPISVGVMLLMALSFIFGPLRSVTMGARVIMGVLTGFGFFVSNEVFGSLSTVYHIPPFIGAILPSIVFTGISIHLLRR